In the Lepus europaeus isolate LE1 chromosome 18, mLepTim1.pri, whole genome shotgun sequence genome, one interval contains:
- the CAMKK1 gene encoding calcium/calmodulin-dependent protein kinase kinase 1 isoform X2 has product MEGGPTVCCQDPRAELVERVAAIDVACLEEEARDPESASNGVAPPPRPRAASVIPGSASRPPPARPSLSARKFSLQERPAGSCLDARAGLYATGPTSHILPRAWRRPTIESHHVAISDTEDCVQLNQYKLQSEIGKGAYGVVRLVYNESEDRHYAMKVLSKKKLLKQYGFPRRPPPRGSQAAQGGPAKQLLPLERVYQEIAILKKLDHVNVVKLIEVLDDPAEDNLYLVFDLLRKGPVMDVPCDKPFPEEQARLYLRDVVLGLEYLHCQKIVHRDIKPSNLLLGDDGHVKIADFGVSNQFEGNDAQLSSTAGTPAFMAPEAISDSGQSFSGKALDVWATGVTLYCFVYGKCPFIDDYILALHKKIKNEAVVFPEEPEVSEELKDLILKMLDKNPETRIGVPDIKLHPWVTKNGEEPLPSEEEHCSVVEVTEEEVKNSVKLIPSWTTVILVKSMLRKRSFGNPFEPQARKEERSMSAPGSLLPKEGFGEGGMSSELPGVQEDEAAS; this is encoded by the exons ATGGAGGGAGGCCCTACTGTCTGCTGCCAGGACCCTCGAGCAGAGCTGGTGGAGCGAGTGGCCGCCATCGATGTGGCCTGCTTGGAAGAGGAAGCCAGGGACCCCGAGTCTGCCAGCAATGGCGTGGCGCCTCCGCCACGGCCCAGAGCCGCCTCTGTGATCCCCGGCAGTGCCTCAAGACCCCcaccagcccggcccagcctctcAGCTCGGAAGTTCTCCCTGCAGGAGCGCCCAGCGGGAAGCTGCCTGGACGCCCGGGCGGGGCTCTATGCCACGGGGCCCACCAGCCACATCTTGCCCCGGGCCTGGCGGAGGCCCACCATCGAGTCCCACCACGTAGCCATCTCTGACACTGAG GACTGTGTGCAGCTGAACCAGTACAAGCTGCAGAGTGAGATTGGCAAG GGCGCCTACGGCGTGGTGAGGCTGGTGTACAATGAAAGTGAAGACAGGCACTAT GCAATGAAGGTTCTTTCCAAGAAGAAATTGCTAAAGCAGTACGGCTTTCCAC GTCGCCCTCCCCCGAGAGGGTCGCAGGCTGCCCAGGGAGGCCCGGCCAAGCAGCTGCTGCCCTTGGAGCGGGTGTACCAGGAGATCGCCATCCTGAAGAAGCTGGACCACGTGAATGTGGTCAAACTGATCGAG GTCCTGGACGATCCAGCTGAGGACAACCTCTATTTGG tgTTTGACCTCCTGAGAAAGGG GCCGGTCATGGACGTGCCCTGCGACAAGCCCTTCCCCGAGGAGCAAGCCCGCCTCTACCTGAGGGACGTCGTCCTGGGCCTGGAGTACC TGCACTGCCAGAAGATCGTCCACAGGGACATCAAGCCGTCCAACCTGCTCCTGGGGGACGATGGGCACGTGAAGATCGCAGACTTCGGCGTCAGCAACCAGTTTGAGGGCAACGACGCTCAGCTGTCCAGCACGGCCGGGACCCCGGCGTTCATGGCCCCAGAGGCCATTTCTGATTCTGGCCAGAGCTTCAGTGGGAAG GCCTTGGATGTATGGGCCACTGGAGTCACACTGTACTGCTTTGTCTATGGGAAG TGCCCGTTCATCGATGACTACATCCTGGCCCTGCACAAGAAGATCAAGAACGAAGCTGTGGTGTTCCCCGAGGA gCCAGAGGTCAGCGAGGAGCTCAAGGACCTGATCCTGAAGATGCTGGACAAGAACCCCGAAACAAGAATTGGGGTGCCAGACATCAAA TTGCACCCTTGGGTGACCAAGAATGGGGAGGAGCCTCTTCCCTCGGAGGAGGAGCACTGCAGCGTGGTGGAGGTGACGGAGGAGGAGGTGAAGAACTCGGTCAAGCTCATCCCCAGCTGGACCACGGTG ATCCTGGTCAAGTCCATGCTGAGAAAACGTTCCTTTGGGAACCCGTTTGAGCCGCAGGCACGCAAGGAAGAGCGTTCCATGTCTGCTCCCGGAAGCTTGCTGCC GAAAGAAGGATTTGGCGAAGGGGGCATGAGCTCGGAGCTCCCCGGCGTCCAAGAAGACGAGGCTGCGTCCTGA
- the CAMKK1 gene encoding calcium/calmodulin-dependent protein kinase kinase 1 isoform X1 encodes MPILQVPSQATQKTPVAQAMEGGPTVCCQDPRAELVERVAAIDVACLEEEARDPESASNGVAPPPRPRAASVIPGSASRPPPARPSLSARKFSLQERPAGSCLDARAGLYATGPTSHILPRAWRRPTIESHHVAISDTEDCVQLNQYKLQSEIGKGAYGVVRLVYNESEDRHYAMKVLSKKKLLKQYGFPRRPPPRGSQAAQGGPAKQLLPLERVYQEIAILKKLDHVNVVKLIEVLDDPAEDNLYLVFDLLRKGPVMDVPCDKPFPEEQARLYLRDVVLGLEYLHCQKIVHRDIKPSNLLLGDDGHVKIADFGVSNQFEGNDAQLSSTAGTPAFMAPEAISDSGQSFSGKALDVWATGVTLYCFVYGKCPFIDDYILALHKKIKNEAVVFPEEPEVSEELKDLILKMLDKNPETRIGVPDIKLHPWVTKNGEEPLPSEEEHCSVVEVTEEEVKNSVKLIPSWTTVILVKSMLRKRSFGNPFEPQARKEERSMSAPGSLLPKEGFGEGGMSSELPGVQEDEAAS; translated from the exons atgcccattttacag GTTCCCAGCCAGGCCACACAGAAGACGCCCGTGGCCCAGGCCATGGAGGGAGGCCCTACTGTCTGCTGCCAGGACCCTCGAGCAGAGCTGGTGGAGCGAGTGGCCGCCATCGATGTGGCCTGCTTGGAAGAGGAAGCCAGGGACCCCGAGTCTGCCAGCAATGGCGTGGCGCCTCCGCCACGGCCCAGAGCCGCCTCTGTGATCCCCGGCAGTGCCTCAAGACCCCcaccagcccggcccagcctctcAGCTCGGAAGTTCTCCCTGCAGGAGCGCCCAGCGGGAAGCTGCCTGGACGCCCGGGCGGGGCTCTATGCCACGGGGCCCACCAGCCACATCTTGCCCCGGGCCTGGCGGAGGCCCACCATCGAGTCCCACCACGTAGCCATCTCTGACACTGAG GACTGTGTGCAGCTGAACCAGTACAAGCTGCAGAGTGAGATTGGCAAG GGCGCCTACGGCGTGGTGAGGCTGGTGTACAATGAAAGTGAAGACAGGCACTAT GCAATGAAGGTTCTTTCCAAGAAGAAATTGCTAAAGCAGTACGGCTTTCCAC GTCGCCCTCCCCCGAGAGGGTCGCAGGCTGCCCAGGGAGGCCCGGCCAAGCAGCTGCTGCCCTTGGAGCGGGTGTACCAGGAGATCGCCATCCTGAAGAAGCTGGACCACGTGAATGTGGTCAAACTGATCGAG GTCCTGGACGATCCAGCTGAGGACAACCTCTATTTGG tgTTTGACCTCCTGAGAAAGGG GCCGGTCATGGACGTGCCCTGCGACAAGCCCTTCCCCGAGGAGCAAGCCCGCCTCTACCTGAGGGACGTCGTCCTGGGCCTGGAGTACC TGCACTGCCAGAAGATCGTCCACAGGGACATCAAGCCGTCCAACCTGCTCCTGGGGGACGATGGGCACGTGAAGATCGCAGACTTCGGCGTCAGCAACCAGTTTGAGGGCAACGACGCTCAGCTGTCCAGCACGGCCGGGACCCCGGCGTTCATGGCCCCAGAGGCCATTTCTGATTCTGGCCAGAGCTTCAGTGGGAAG GCCTTGGATGTATGGGCCACTGGAGTCACACTGTACTGCTTTGTCTATGGGAAG TGCCCGTTCATCGATGACTACATCCTGGCCCTGCACAAGAAGATCAAGAACGAAGCTGTGGTGTTCCCCGAGGA gCCAGAGGTCAGCGAGGAGCTCAAGGACCTGATCCTGAAGATGCTGGACAAGAACCCCGAAACAAGAATTGGGGTGCCAGACATCAAA TTGCACCCTTGGGTGACCAAGAATGGGGAGGAGCCTCTTCCCTCGGAGGAGGAGCACTGCAGCGTGGTGGAGGTGACGGAGGAGGAGGTGAAGAACTCGGTCAAGCTCATCCCCAGCTGGACCACGGTG ATCCTGGTCAAGTCCATGCTGAGAAAACGTTCCTTTGGGAACCCGTTTGAGCCGCAGGCACGCAAGGAAGAGCGTTCCATGTCTGCTCCCGGAAGCTTGCTGCC GAAAGAAGGATTTGGCGAAGGGGGCATGAGCTCGGAGCTCCCCGGCGTCCAAGAAGACGAGGCTGCGTCCTGA